GGAGGCTGAGGCCACAAGGCTCATCCCTTCTTCCTTGTAAAAATAAACTCCACTACAAAGCCAGGCACTCAGCACTTCAGCTACTATCTAGCAAGGAGACCTCAactaaatcagaaaaaaataaacccgGGGCTTATCAGCAGTCAGTTGAGCTTTTCCCTGTGTTCTGAATTCcttaatttaattttccttattACATCAGGGAGCAGGAACAAGATTTTAAGTAACACTGTATTTTTTGTGGAATTTTTACCGCGATTGCACTTGTAGTGCACGGCAAgtcaaagcagcacagcttaAAGCTGGCTGACAGTGCTGCATCCTCCAGACTTCTAGTATTCCCACATGCAGGACATAATATTCTAAGGGTGCAGGTTTCATTTGTTTATGGCACAATTAAACAGCAGGAATTCAGCATCCTTGTCACAAAGCTGCAAGCCAGACAGCTGAAACAGCCAGCTGTGCTTCGCTCCTATACTGCACAGCTAGTGCTGCTCCAAGGACAGCTACGTGAGCAGCAACGAGTGACTTCtacatacacacatgtatatgcacacatacatcTATACATCTACTGCTCATCATTATGCATATCTAACACTTTCCTTAAGGGACAACTACAGTGTGAACTAACTGTGTACCAACAAGGGCCTCTGACTGACCCTTGATGGTTTATTTACTGCCATTACCCTGCGAGTTGCTGAAATACATCCCACACCAGCACAGGAGCGTCCCACAGGCACACACCCAATCACTAAGGGACTCAGAATGTGAGCCTGGGACCTCCTCAGATACGCACATATCGCATATACTCCAAGCACTGCATGTATTTGTAAGACTTCTCTGGACTACAGCAGCTACAGATCAATTTACATAACGTGAAATGACGATGCAAGCCATTTTCTGCTGCCAGTATTTGCACCAAAGTAACAGCCTGCTCTTACTTTTCCTTCTCACTTGAGACACTATCTCAGGGTAAGTTCACCTCTTAGGCACAGGTATATTCATACATCAGCTGTGTGACAGAACGATGAATTTACAGCATTctccactgatttcagtgacTTAAAGACTAATTCTGATTTCAAGACACATCTAAAATGATGAAGGGCTATCTTAAAGGGATTAAAACAGAACGACAGCACCGTGGCCCATTTTTAAATGCCACATGAATAATCTCAGCTGCACCTCTACTggaagcaggaaggagaaaacaaacatcttaagccattctgtggcCTTCATTCTGCCAGCTACACCACATTTAGCATTTCTTCATTCCCTCCttccactgctgcctgctgttccCCCTGGACTGCCTTGTCCCAGACACTACCCTCTCCATTTCCAAATTCCACTTTATGCACAACATCCTTCTGAAAGGCGAGTTTCACAACagctcagaaacaaacaaacctgtcCTAAGCTACTTTCTCTGGATTTTCTGACGTTCCCTGTTCTCTGTCTCCCCGAGGCCAAAgcaagctttgttttctgcGCATGGCTCCGCATCGGACACAGTGGCAGAATTAACCAGAAGCTCATAGCGAAGACAGCACTGGCAGTTTTCTCAGCAATATCTAATTGACACGTACTGCTGTACATATACAgaatcactgaaagaaaagccaaagcccTTTTGCTAGTGACGAGGAAGGAACTTTATCTGCTGCAGCGACTTCAATATTCTGAAGGCGTTCACACTAAAAGAACCCAACGTCAATGAAAGGTGATCTGGTTAAGATCTTAATTTCTTGATTCACCCCGTTTCAAACAGGAAACAACATCTGAGGTCACGTGCCCCAGACCTCCCCCACAGGAAAAGGCAAATGTAAGCACTCTGCATAAATGAAATGAGGTTTAACATTAACATTAACCAACGAACCAGCAACAAATgtgggaaaaacagaaatgttgaCTCTTATTTCCCAGCTTTAATGACACacaatttatttcagaaagatgaGGATTAAGATCGGAAATTGATTTCTAAGAAATACTTATCTGTTCTTGACATCGAGTTTTACTTTCAAATTTACAAATGACTATTTTACTAATTGAATAAAAATcctcattaaaatatttcaagacagtaaaaaaaaaaacaaacccctttcctccctccccgccccccTCGGCACGTttgtacaaaacaaatacaaatacatttctgtagGAACCCCAAAATTCAGCTGTTTGATGAAAAACAACCCGAAGCAAACACTGCCACTTCTTGTTCATGGATTACTTCAAGTAAGTCAAACATGACCTGCAAAAAAATAACTGGAAGGGTCCCTTACCTGCCGAGAGATGGAGCTGCTTGTTGGATCTGGCACCGCAGAAATAAGGTTGGCAGTGCTCTTTCTATGAACACTATTCATACCAGGCATTTTAGTGATTTTACAGGCTTTGCTACTAGAACTAGAGTTTTTAcgtttttttccttctgatttgtCGAAAGAAAGGGGTAGAGAAGACACTGCATTATGTGCTCCCAGGGAGTGGTCCCCTGAGTGGTGCACAAGAGAAGGTACAGACAGATTAGAAGAGTCAATACTGCTTACTACCATGCTCATGTGTTTCACTGAGTCTGTTGAACTACTTGATAATGAAGTCCGTCCTGAGGGCTCCAATTTGGCACTGAGTGGGCTTGTTCCATTGTTTGTATTGTGCACAGACATGCTGTTATAGGAAGATGTAGCCTGATAGGAGTTCAAAGTCGAACTGGTGTTCAGGACACAGTTCTTTTTGTGGGACCCTGAAAATGAAGACGAGGAAGATGTCTGCAAAGATAACGAGGATGATGACGACTgcggctttttctttttgttacttGAAGACTCGTCGCTCCGAGATGACAAGTCTTTTACTTTTGAGGAtttgctggtttttgttttggatgGCTtgtgggaaggggaagggatgACTGCTGGCACTGGTGACACAGCTGATGGCGCCTTGAAGGTCGAGTCCATGATACTTAGGCTTGCAGCCACATGAGGAAAAGCTGTAGTGTGTGACACAATAGAATTCGTCTCTGATGTCGTCACAAAGGCTGCATTCGATAACATGGCTGATGTCATTATGTAAGAAGAAGTGATTCTCGAGCTGATAGGCGTTGAAGGAATATATACTGCGCTGGGGTTGCTGAAAGGTTGTAAGACGGACGCCGGAAAGGGAGTGGAGACgtgtgctgctggagaaggcaTGGGGCTGTCTGCCGCAGGAGGGATCTTCCTAAatgggaaagaataaaagagattCAGATGCATATAAAACTTCCATCTGATCAATGTGGATACGCAACGACTCCTGGAAAAGGCCAACTTATTaaaaaaggacaggaaaaaaaaaaagcaaacctggttcatttcagttttgcttcctATTCCGCCAACCAGCCATACTTTAATATTCACAGTTTGAAATAAGTTGCACATTCTACACCAGCTTAAAAATACTTTCACTCctgactttttaatttttaagctTCAAAGGCCTGTCACAAAGCTCCGTGTGTTCAGATGTCCTACGATGTTCTAAGTGTTTTCCTAAGGACACGCTTTCAGGTGAGGCACATCATTCCAGGAAGGCACTGGAGATGTAACAGAAGAAGTTTAGGTGAAGATCTATGCAGCGCAATGTTTTGTGCATGGAACATCACCCCTGAACTGTGCAGTTCCACTATTAAACCAGAGCCGAGCTGAGCTTCTGCACCGATGTCCAATTCCATATATAGTGCTGCAATTAACCATTGTCTTACAAATAGAAGCTCACTTTTTATctattttacaaaaaaaaagggaggagaagggaagggaggaggtcTGAAATGCCTGACATTGGAGTCTATAAACACAGTAAACAACATGCTTCATTCACTGCATGAGTCTTGCCTGAAAGGTCAAGCTGTAGAACAGTTACAAAATTAACCTTAGCGCAGATCAGACCCATGAGGGCAGTAAATGAATCAGTTTTGGGGTCTGTGAATTACTTATCACTGAgcttaaagagaaaaaggagggaaCGGGTCAATGGCTCATCCTTGCCTCAATGCAGTACCATTCCCAGGAGCCCATGTGGGAGCTGGTTAGACAGGATTAACTAGTTAATTCATTTCACCAATACTGAAAGATTGGCAGAGCCTGAAACAACACTCAGTCAACTGTATGACTAGTTGAATAGTATTCAGAGAATAAAATTTAATGCTATTGCCTGTGAAATCAGTAGAATTTATTGAAGTTCCTTTCTATTCTTCCACCAACAGCACATGGCCTGTTACTTTATCCAGCCCCAtgttaacaaaaaaaagagtcttTCATAATGTCTCTTGGAAAATTATCACatgtgtttttctcattatttagACTATTAATCTTATTCCTCTTTGTTAAGAACCCACAGAGCACCATAATTCTGCCCTTGTTAGTCCCCAGTACTGACATATCTTCAGTCTGAAGACTCACGCCTGCCCTCAGTGAAGCACAATAAAACAGCGCAGTGTTTGGTTTATGACAAAATTAATCCTCTGCTGTTTTACCGTAAGTCAAATCCTAATTAACAGGGTTCTCTCCTGCTATTCTTCCTGTAGGGACTCTCAGACAGGGCACAGAAATGAGTAAGGGTTTACACACAGACTACGCTCACAGAAATAAGCAAAGTCCTGCTGCCAGTGACTTCCTATGGAGCTTTGAACAAAGCAATTATCAGGCCCATCCCTCAGTCTACTATTAAAGAAAAGCCAATAATTCTTACCCACCTTTGTAAAATACACTGAGAACCAGGGGGAAAAATCACTTTGTAGATGTTGTTCTCAAAATATGGCCTCGCATCCCTTTTACCTTTAGGCTCAGCTGGATGAGCTACAGCTAAGGCTGGACCAGCTCCACTAAAACATAACAGCTTTATGCACAGCCCTGCTTGGGGAGGACAGGAAAGGATCAGTCCAGAGGATGGAGGACAACAGTGGGATACAAAAAGGATTAAGCGCTGTCAGCTTTCCATGGGACACCAATTAGGTATAGATGGAATCCATTAAAACATTAGAGACCGCATTAAGAGCTAGAATTTGGGAAAACATTTACAATTGGATTTAGTGGGAGCAGGATGAGGCCTGCTTATTTcttgtaaaacaaaaccaccgcagaagttatttcagtttttcatgaaAGGAAGGATGCCTGGTGACACTTCCTCAGATGCCTGAATGTCTTTTCACCTGTCATACAAAGCCAACACACAACAAGTTTTACTTCTCCTATTCATAGAAACAGAATTAGTTTTATCTGTGGAAGGTGGCAGGCAGTGGTTAACAGCCAGAattgtgaagcagaaaagagGAACCCCTTCTGCACCAAGTACGATCTGTCTCTAAACAGAGATGTAAGTGGCCCTTCTATGGCAAACCCGCTCATTTCCAAATGATGCctccaagcacagcagcaccgtTATCACCCAGTTGCCTGGTCAATCCGACAAGCCAAGGTTTAGTGCTTCGgtaattaatataaataaaagtcaAACCTTGTTCATCTAATGGCTGGCATCCAATGAATATAGTACAGCCCTGATAATAAACAGCGACACGAAACACTGCACTTCAAAGTAAttacactggaagaaaaatgtgtgttcCATTGCagaatttataaaaaataataataaaaacaatcacAACTGCAGATCCCACGAGCCTCTTCaaaatatataaagatatacatatatattttgtagAGCTGTCTATTTCAATGTTTCTATGTAACCTCAGCATATAGTGATTGCAACCTGCAGACGTCACACAGAGCTGCTTCAGTACTAAGTCAAAAACAGAGAATTATAACCTCTAATGCTGGTGACTCCAGAAGGCACTGTGGACTAAACATTTCCACATTCCTTTACACATTAGCAAACATGAGGGccgctctgaaagtaatgcctcctattttattacaatGGCCTATGACAGCAGAGGCAGACAATGGTGgtttggcagtagaggttgaaccttcccaccaacatcccaTTATGTGTTGTTGCTGCACggcagatggcagcacaggggcagtCCGACAGAATGAggtctgacatggaagtgtgtatgaagcaaaggtgtgtcatgtggaaaaaatggcacccattgatgTTCACTGACACTTGTTAAATGTTGATGGAGAACAACCactggatgtgagcacagtgaggcagtgagtagtgtgtttcagcaacggcaacagtgatgtgaaagacaagcccCACTGTAGATGGTGGTGCACAGCCGTCACACCGTGATGTGAAGAGCATCTCTATCAGCTTATCCACACAACTCAGCAAGcggtggtgactatgttgaaaaacagtgttttgtagctgtgaaCTTCTCCATCAAATGGTGTTCTTGTGCTTCTggtatctgctgtagtttccatgtaaataaataggaggtattactttcagagcgaccTACATATGTACTGAATTTCTTACCCACAACACGAGTCTCACCAAGAAAAGTCTAAACAGTGATAAGGCTGTGTAACACAGATATAAAAGTCCAGGCCAAATCCAACCTGTGTTAAAAGTCCCAGGTGTAAAACTCCCACTTACTTCCACATCTGTGAATTCAAGTGTTTTTCTACCATGGAGTTTAGTGCGAATCGAAAATGGTCCCATCTTCTGTCAAAGACATAGTATCCTCTTCCCATTAAGCGACTACCATACgaacagaactgaaagaaaagacagttcAATGCGGTTTATTATAAAAGTTTCTATGCTATAAAAGAATGACCATTTATCGATCCTGCAACACCTTTGTGATTTGTATCACAAATATCTTTAAGAAGGTACTTCTCTCTATCTGCAGCATAAATACTTTTTTCATGATGCATGAAATACACACATAACGTTTCTGCCTACACTATACTTTGTACCCCACTAACAGTTCTGGTTACTGTTGGGTACCTACCTATGTGTCACCAGGAAAGAACACAAATGCCAAGTTAAGGAAGCAATTCTGGCAATAACACTGGGGTCTGACAAAAGTTCTCCCTTTCTCTAAGGAATACAGACAATGTTACAGTTACCACAGTGCTAGCTTTATTCTGcataaggaaaacacagaaatggagTCTTCACTGATTGTACTCCTTGGCTTGATCTTTGTGACAAACAGTTGCTCAGGTGTTGGCGAGTTCTCCCATTGTTTCTTGGTTAGTACGGCGTCAACAAATTCACACTGCAGATCCAGTGACACAACGTTCTCTGACTACTTACAGTACAGTTGGCTACTAGCATGGGAGGGAGACAAAAACAGCTGCCAGAGAAGCACATTCTTAAGCCACTGCCAAAGCAGATGGGCTACGCTGTGCTCTACTTTCCATTTTTAGATGAATGAAGCAATAGCTCCTATGTCCGCATACACTCACATAAATGATATTTAATTACTGCTTCATAGCATACTACAAAGATCAACGAGTACCGTAATAGCTTTTCACTACCATATGATTTTCAGAGCTATAACCAATCCCAAGGTAGTTTCATAGGAACTACGTATGACAACAAATTGTCTGTTCATGTCACATTTAAAACACTGCAACTTTACAGTTTAGCAGAACTATGCTTAATTCAGACTACTGAGAAGAAAACTAGAAGGAGAAATATACTTTCTACTGCTTATCCCATCCCAGAACCTGGCAATGTTTAACTATCACGTGCAACGACCAGACTTCTCCTCCTACCTGCTCCCATTCAAACCACAGTTTTCTGCCAAATGCAACACAGACTCAGAACAGTCCCCCATTCCTTGCATTTTTACCCAAGCACAtctctctcctcccctctctaACTACTTAAGAGTAACAGCAAGGCATGCCAGCGAGAGACACATACCCCGAGAGGTCTGGGATGGTGTCCAGAAAAATGACAGTCTAATTTCTCAGATTCTTCAGCTCCGTCCACTTCTCCTTCATCACTGGACAATCTACTAGTTAGATCTCCTCCCATGGAAGGCAGTGGCAGTTCTGGTACATACCCACTGTGGTTTGAAGAACTGTTGCTGTTTATGCTATTGGCAGATGATGGTCTGGAAAGAGAAGATACATTTAAATCACCAGTGTTCAAACCTCAAAGTAAATTATGCCAGAAATGACCATGGAGAGAAGGACAGTAAAGGATAAAGAGCAGCTGACATTTGGTCTTGCAAGAACACACCAGTTATCCCCAAGTTGACATCAACAAAACTATCTTTGTATTGCTGGAAATTTTAAATCCGCCATAAAGTTCAGTTTAAGATCTTGATGACAGATGCAAAATATATTATGTatgcaaacaaaaatagatGTGTAAAATTTTCCCACAAAGCaccattacagaatcacagaatcataggggttggaagggacctccagagatcactgagtccaacccccctgccaaagcaggctccctacaccacgtcgcacagataggcgtccaggcgggtcttgaatatctccagagaaggagactccacaacccctctttgcagcctgttccagtgctccgtcatcctcaccataaagaagttgttgtgcacatttgtgcagaacttcctctgctccagtttctggccatttctccttgtcctgtctccaaacactgctgaagagtctggcctcaccactttgccccccaaatcttaagatatttatagacctggatcagatCCCCTATCAGTCTTCTTTTCTAAACAGACCCActtcactcagcctttcttcatagccTTTCTTCATTACTCCACTACTTGGTTAATCCCAAGTGTCCAGTTATC
The sequence above is a segment of the Excalfactoria chinensis isolate bCotChi1 chromosome 1, bCotChi1.hap2, whole genome shotgun sequence genome. Coding sequences within it:
- the ATXN7L1 gene encoding ataxin-7-like protein 1 isoform X1, which encodes MAALERPVPSPEAFLGQPWAAWVREAAPPHAHGAAPPHSADLEETGKEGAKSREVMRLNKEDMHLFGHYPAHDDFYLVVCNICNQVVKPQVFQSHCERRHGSMCKPSPSPASPACNSRTSLVQMKPKSCISGHNPVSSNSKPFKTPKDNLLTSSSKQHTVFPSKVSRDKPCVPVPVVSLEKIPNLVKADGANVKMNSATTTTITSSSASSSTIPAPTLVKSGLTSKSVPPSPEKILNGKGIIAPSIDKKHQNGTKSSNKPYKRLSEREFDPNKHCGVLDPETKKPCTRSLTCKTHSLNHRRAVPGRKKQFDILLAEHKARSREKEVAKDKEHPPSARESYQSQPTPAQDSLSGSSVNSGQESKVTSPAKSRPPNSVLPRPSSANSINSNSSSNHSGYVPELPLPSMGGDLTSRLSSDEGEVDGAEESEKLDCHFSGHHPRPLGFCSYGSRLMGRGYYVFDRRWDHFRFALNSMVEKHLNSQMWKKIPPAADSPMPSPAAHVSTPFPASVLQPFSNPSAVYIPSTPISSRITSSYIMTSAMLSNAAFVTTSETNSIVSHTTAFPHVAASLSIMDSTFKAPSAVSPVPAVIPSPSHKPSKTKTSKSSKVKDLSSRSDESSSNKKKKPQSSSSSLSLQTSSSSSFSGSHKKNCVLNTSSTLNSYQATSSYNSMSVHNTNNGTSPLSAKLEPSGRTSLSSSSTDSVKHMSMVVSSIDSSNLSVPSLVHHSGDHSLGAHNAVSSLPLSFDKSEGKKRKNSSSSSKACKITKMPGMNSVHRKSTANLISAVPDPTSSSISRQIGKNSSVALSQSSPSSTSNPVHNRQKTSNRTGRIRTLP
- the ATXN7L1 gene encoding ataxin-7-like protein 1 isoform X2; this encodes MAALERPVPSPEAFLGQPWAAWVREAAPPHAHGAAPPHSADLEETGKEGAKSREVMRLNKEERRHGSMCKPSPSPASPACNSRTSLVQMKPKSCISGHNPVSSNSKPFKTPKDNLLTSSSKQHTVFPSKVSRDKPCVPVPVVSLEKIPNLVKADGANVKMNSATTTTITSSSASSSTIPAPTLVKSGLTSKSVPPSPEKILNGKGIIAPSIDKKHQNGTKSSNKPYKRLSEREFDPNKHCGVLDPETKKPCTRSLTCKTHSLNHRRAVPGRKKQFDILLAEHKARSREKEVAKDKEHPPSARESYQSQPTPAQDSLSGSSVNSGQESKVTSPAKSRPPNSVLPRPSSANSINSNSSSNHSGYVPELPLPSMGGDLTSRLSSDEGEVDGAEESEKLDCHFSGHHPRPLGFCSYGSRLMGRGYYVFDRRWDHFRFALNSMVEKHLNSQMWKKIPPAADSPMPSPAAHVSTPFPASVLQPFSNPSAVYIPSTPISSRITSSYIMTSAMLSNAAFVTTSETNSIVSHTTAFPHVAASLSIMDSTFKAPSAVSPVPAVIPSPSHKPSKTKTSKSSKVKDLSSRSDESSSNKKKKPQSSSSSLSLQTSSSSSFSGSHKKNCVLNTSSTLNSYQATSSYNSMSVHNTNNGTSPLSAKLEPSGRTSLSSSSTDSVKHMSMVVSSIDSSNLSVPSLVHHSGDHSLGAHNAVSSLPLSFDKSEGKKRKNSSSSSKACKITKMPGMNSVHRKSTANLISAVPDPTSSSISRQIGKNSSVALSQSSPSSTSNPVHNRQKTSNRTGRIRTLP
- the ATXN7L1 gene encoding ataxin-7-like protein 1 isoform X3, with the protein product MRLNKEDMHLFGHYPAHDDFYLVVCNICNQVVKPQVFQSHCERRHGSMCKPSPSPASPACNSRTSLVQMKPKSCISGHNPVSSNSKPFKTPKDNLLTSSSKQHTVFPSKVSRDKPCVPVPVVSLEKIPNLVKADGANVKMNSATTTTITSSSASSSTIPAPTLVKSGLTSKSVPPSPEKILNGKGIIAPSIDKKHQNGTKSSNKPYKRLSEREFDPNKHCGVLDPETKKPCTRSLTCKTHSLNHRRAVPGRKKQFDILLAEHKARSREKEVAKDKEHPPSARESYQSQPTPAQDSLSGSSVNSGQESKVTSPAKSRPPNSVLPRPSSANSINSNSSSNHSGYVPELPLPSMGGDLTSRLSSDEGEVDGAEESEKLDCHFSGHHPRPLGFCSYGSRLMGRGYYVFDRRWDHFRFALNSMVEKHLNSQMWKKIPPAADSPMPSPAAHVSTPFPASVLQPFSNPSAVYIPSTPISSRITSSYIMTSAMLSNAAFVTTSETNSIVSHTTAFPHVAASLSIMDSTFKAPSAVSPVPAVIPSPSHKPSKTKTSKSSKVKDLSSRSDESSSNKKKKPQSSSSSLSLQTSSSSSFSGSHKKNCVLNTSSTLNSYQATSSYNSMSVHNTNNGTSPLSAKLEPSGRTSLSSSSTDSVKHMSMVVSSIDSSNLSVPSLVHHSGDHSLGAHNAVSSLPLSFDKSEGKKRKNSSSSSKACKITKMPGMNSVHRKSTANLISAVPDPTSSSISRQIGKNSSVALSQSSPSSTSNPVHNRQKTSNRTGRIRTLP
- the ATXN7L1 gene encoding ataxin-7-like protein 1 isoform X5 — protein: MCKPSPSPASPACNSRTSLVQMKPKSCISGHNPVSSNSKPFKTPKDNLLTSSSKQHTVFPSKVSRDKPCVPVPVVSLEKIPNLVKADGANVKMNSATTTTITSSSASSSTIPAPTLVKSGLTSKSVPPSPEKILNGKGIIAPSIDKKHQNGTKSSNKPYKRLSEREFDPNKHCGVLDPETKKPCTRSLTCKTHSLNHRRAVPGRKKQFDILLAEHKARSREKEVAKDKEHPPSARESYQSQPTPAQDSLSGSSVNSGQESKVTSPAKSRPPNSVLPRPSSANSINSNSSSNHSGYVPELPLPSMGGDLTSRLSSDEGEVDGAEESEKLDCHFSGHHPRPLGFCSYGSRLMGRGYYVFDRRWDHFRFALNSMVEKHLNSQMWKKIPPAADSPMPSPAAHVSTPFPASVLQPFSNPSAVYIPSTPISSRITSSYIMTSAMLSNAAFVTTSETNSIVSHTTAFPHVAASLSIMDSTFKAPSAVSPVPAVIPSPSHKPSKTKTSKSSKVKDLSSRSDESSSNKKKKPQSSSSSLSLQTSSSSSFSGSHKKNCVLNTSSTLNSYQATSSYNSMSVHNTNNGTSPLSAKLEPSGRTSLSSSSTDSVKHMSMVVSSIDSSNLSVPSLVHHSGDHSLGAHNAVSSLPLSFDKSEGKKRKNSSSSSKACKITKMPGMNSVHRKSTANLISAVPDPTSSSISRQIGKNSSVALSQSSPSSTSNPVHNRQKTSNRTGRIRTLP
- the ATXN7L1 gene encoding ataxin-7-like protein 1 isoform X4; the encoded protein is MPSSSAGRIAAPQRGAERQRNLRQSRVQRGYRDFSLFHKRRHGSMCKPSPSPASPACNSRTSLVQMKPKSCISGHNPVSSNSKPFKTPKDNLLTSSSKQHTVFPSKVSRDKPCVPVPVVSLEKIPNLVKADGANVKMNSATTTTITSSSASSSTIPAPTLVKSGLTSKSVPPSPEKILNGKGIIAPSIDKKHQNGTKSSNKPYKRLSEREFDPNKHCGVLDPETKKPCTRSLTCKTHSLNHRRAVPGRKKQFDILLAEHKARSREKEVAKDKEHPPSARESYQSQPTPAQDSLSGSSVNSGQESKVTSPAKSRPPNSVLPRPSSANSINSNSSSNHSGYVPELPLPSMGGDLTSRLSSDEGEVDGAEESEKLDCHFSGHHPRPLGFCSYGSRLMGRGYYVFDRRWDHFRFALNSMVEKHLNSQMWKKIPPAADSPMPSPAAHVSTPFPASVLQPFSNPSAVYIPSTPISSRITSSYIMTSAMLSNAAFVTTSETNSIVSHTTAFPHVAASLSIMDSTFKAPSAVSPVPAVIPSPSHKPSKTKTSKSSKVKDLSSRSDESSSNKKKKPQSSSSSLSLQTSSSSSFSGSHKKNCVLNTSSTLNSYQATSSYNSMSVHNTNNGTSPLSAKLEPSGRTSLSSSSTDSVKHMSMVVSSIDSSNLSVPSLVHHSGDHSLGAHNAVSSLPLSFDKSEGKKRKNSSSSSKACKITKMPGMNSVHRKSTANLISAVPDPTSSSISRQIGKNSSVALSQSSPSSTSNPVHNRQKTSNRTGRIRTLP